One genomic region from Phragmites australis chromosome 1, lpPhrAust1.1, whole genome shotgun sequence encodes:
- the LOC133916166 gene encoding neutral ceramidase-like, with amino-acid sequence MEAPSCLRFQVCGFGLPMIWLCLFLVLVLQNCCPTLSASPYLVGMGSYDITGPAADVNMMGYANAEQIASGIHFRLKARAFIVAEPNGKRVVFVNLDACMASQLVTIKVLERLKARYGDLYNENNVAISGIHTHAGPGGYLQYVVYIVTSLGFVHQSFDVIVNGIEQCIVEAHNNIRPGKIYVNKGNLLDAGVNRSPSAYLNNPAEERSKYQYNVDKEMTLIKFVDDELGPVGSFNWFATHGTSMSRTNSLISGDNKGAAARFMEDWAEQNGIPKQAAQVSSDDLESLHKTSGLPRRVSLIIPEPNEITDDLIQLASSYEASGGRRLSGSNITRRIRSTRQNKPKFVSAFCQSNCGDVSPNVLGTFCIDTGLPCDFNHSTCNGKNELCYGRGPGYPDEFESTRIIGNRQFLKAVDLFNSASEEIQGKVDCTHTYLDFSQLKVNIPTSTGGQQVVKTCPAAMGFAFAAGTTDGPGAFDFKQGDVKGNPFWRLVRNLLKPPGKEQVECQAPKPILLDTGEMKEPYDWAPAILPIQIIRIGQLVILCVPGEFTTMAGRRLRDAVKNVLTSDNSGEFNNNIHVVLAGLTNTYSQYITTFEEYEIQRYEGASTLYGPHTLSAYIQEFQKLATAMVSNKDVPTNFQAPDLLDKQIELLPGVMFDSTPPGVKFGDVSSDVPANSIFRKGSIVNATFYSACPRNDLRTDGTFSLVEKLDGSNNWVPVYDDDDWSLRFKWSRPSRLSPRSFATLEWTIPEDAVSGVYRFRHFGASKPLLGSIKHFTGTSRAFTVR; translated from the exons ATGGAGGCGCCATCTTGCTTGCGCTTCCAAGTTTGTGGTTTTGGTTTGCCGATGATATGGCTATGTCTTTTTCTAGTACTTGTTCTTCAGAATTGCTGCCCAACACTTTCAGCCTCGCCATATTTGGTCGGTATGGGTAGCTACGACATAACAGGGCCTGCAGCAGACGTTAACATGATGGGATATGCAAATGCTGAGCAGATCGCATCAGGAATTCACTTCAGGCTAAAGGCTCGTGCTTTTATTGTTGCTGAGCCTAATGGGAAGCGTGTTGTGTTTGTGAATCTTGATGCTTGCATGGCATCACAGCTTGTGACTATAAAGGTGCTTGAAAGGCTTAAAGCAAG GTATGGTGATCTTTATAATGAGAACAATGTGGCTATCAGCGGAATCCATACTCATGCAGGACCTGGAGGTTATCTGCAGTATGTAGTTTATATTGTCACATCTCTTGGGTTTGTTCATCAGTCATTTGATGTAATTGTCAACGGCATTGAGCAATGCATTGTTGAAGCTCACAACAACATCCGCCCTGGGAAAATCTATGTGAACAAAG GCAACCTCCTTGATGCTGGTGTGAATCGCAGCCCGAGTGCATACCTGAATAATCCTGCTGAGGAGAGAAGCAAATATCAGTATAATGTTGATAAAGAAATGACCCTTATCAAGTTTGTCGATGATGAACTGGGTCCAGTTGGGAGTTTCAATTGGTTTGCAACTCATGGAACATCAATGAGTCGTACAAATTCTTTGATAAGTGGTGATAACAAAGGAGCAGCTGCACGTTTCATGGAAGATTGGGCAGAACAGAATGGCATTCCAAAGCAGGCGGCTCAAGTTAGTTCTGATGATTTAGAATCTTTGCACAAGACATCTGGACTTCCGCGTAGAGTCTCTTTAATAATTCCTGAACCAAATGAGATAA CTGATGACTTAATACAATTGGCATCATCCTACGAGGCCTCAGGTGGCAGGCGATTATCAGGTTCAAATATCACCAGGCGCATTAGAAGCACTCGACAAAATAAACCTAAATTTGTTTCTGCTTTCTGCCAGTCAAATTGTGGAGATGTTAGTCCAAATGTCTTGGGAACATTTTGTATAGACACCGGTCTTCCTTGTGACTTCAATCACAGTACATGCAATGGGAAGAATGAACTATGCTATGGACGAGGCCCAGG ATATCCTGATGAATTTGAAAGTACCCGTATCATTGGCAATAGGCAATTTCTCAAGGCTGTAGATCTTTTTAATTcagcttctgaagaaattcaAGGCAAAGTTGACTGCACGCATACTTACCTAGATTTCTCGCAACTCAAAGTGAATATTCCTACAAGTACAGGAGGTCAGCAGGTGGTGAAAACATGCCCAGCAGCCATGGGGTTTGCCTTTGCTGCTGGAACCACAGATGGTCCTGGAGCTTTTGATTTTAAACAAGGAGATGTCAAG GGAAACCCTTTCTGGAGGTTAGTAAGAAACTTACTTAAGCCACCAGGGAAGGAGCAAGTCGAATGTCAAGCTCCAAAACCCATATTGCTAGACACCGGTGAAATGAAGGAACCATATGATTGGGCA CCTGCGATACTTCCAATTCAGATAATAAGAATTGGCCAGCTTGTTATCTTATGTGTCCCTGGAG AATTCACGACAATGGCTGGCAGGCGGCTACGTGATGCTGTTAAAAATGTATTGACAAGTGACAACAGTGGTGAATTTAATAACAATATTCATGTTGTTCTCGCTGGGCTAACAAACACCTATTCTCAATATATTACAACTTTTGAAGAATATGAGATCCAAAGATACGAG GGAGCATCAACATTGTATGGTCCCCACACCTTGAGTGCCTACATCCAAGAGTTTCAGAAACTGGCTACAGCAATGGTTTCAAACAAAGATGTCCCAACAAATTTCCAAGCACCTGATCTATTGGACAAGCAAATTGAACTGCTCCCAGGCGTTATGTTTGACTCGACACCTCCTGGCGTGAAGTTTGGAGACGTCAGTTCAGATGTTCCCGCAAACTCAATCTTCAGGAAGGGCAGTATTGTGAATGCTACATTCTATTCAGCCTGCCCTAGGAATGACCTTCGCACTGACGGTACCTTTTCACTCGTTGAGAAGCTAGATGGTAGCAACAATTGGGTTCCTGTCTATGACGATGATGATTGGTCATTGCGCTTCAAGTGGTCAAGGCCTTCAAGGTTGAGTCCAAGAAGTTTTGCGACTCTGGAGTGGACAATTCCTGAAGATGCCGTATCAGGTGTTTACAGATTCAGGCATTTTGGTGCCTCCAAGCCGTTGCTTGGGTCCATCAAACATTTTACAGGGACCTCTCGCGCATTCACGGTGCGTTAG
- the LOC133916172 gene encoding protein SGT1 homolog, translating to MASSDLESKAKEAFVDDDFELAAELYTQAIDAGPATADLHADRAQAHIKLGNYTEAVADANKAIELDPTMHKAYLRKGAACIKLEEYQTAKAALELGSSYASGDSRFTRLLKECEEHIAEEASQVPVKKVEAAPAAPSAAAAVEDKDDGANMENTQSMIEAASKPKYRHDYYNSPTEVVLTIFAKGVPIDSVVIDFGEQMLSVSIEVPGEEPYHFQPRLFSKIIPEKCKYQVLSTKVEIRLAKAEQVHWTSLDHSGKPKALPQKINTPAASAPRPSYPSSKAKKDWDKLEAEVKKEEKEEKLDGDAALNKFFRDIYTDADEDMRRAMMKSFVESNGTVLSTNWKDVGAKKVEGSPPDGMELKKWEY from the exons ATGGCATCATCGGATCTGGAGAGCAAGGCCAAGGAGGCCTTCGTCGACGACGACTTCGAGCTGGCTGCCGAGCTCTACACGCAGGCAATCGACGCCGGGCCCGCCACCGCCGACCTCCACGCCGACCGAGCCCAGGCCCACATCAAGCTCGGCAACTACACTG AGGCTGTGGCGGATGCCAACAAAGCAATTGAACTTGATCCAACGATGCATAAAGCCTACCTCCGGAAAGG TGCCGCGTGCATCAAGCTTGAAGAATACCAAACTGCTAAGGCTGCTCTTGAATTGGGTTCTTCCTATGCATCTGGCGACTCAAGGTTTACTCGTTTATTGAAGGAATGTGAGGAGCACATTGCTG AGGAGGCTAGCCAGGTGCCAGTAAAGAAGGTTGAGGCTGCACCGGCTGCTCCTTCTGCGGCTGCTGCTGTTGAGGACAAGGATGATGGTGCAAACATGGAGAATACACAATCTATGATTGAAGCTGCCAGCAAGCCTAAATACAG GCATGACTACTATAACAGTCCGACAGAAGTTGTTCTGACAATATTTGCTAAGGGTGTTCCTATTGACAGTGTGGTCATTGATTTTGGTGAACAGATG TTAAGTGTATCCATTGAAGTACCTGGTGAAGAACCATACCATTTTCAGCCCCGTCTGTTCTCTAAG ATTATCCCAGAGAAGTGCAAATATCAAGTCTTATCCACAAAGGTTGAGATACGTCTCGCAAAAGCTGAGCAGGTGCATTGGACGTCCCTTGACCATAGTGGCAAACCAAAGGCCCTTCCGCAGAAGATAAATACACCAG CTGCATCAGCCCCTAGACCCTCGTATCCGTCTTCAAAGGCGAAGAAAGACTGGGATAAACTGGAAGCTGAAGTCAAAAAGGAG GAGAAGGAAGAAAAACTTGATGGTGATGCTGCATTGAACAAGTTCTTCCGTGATATTTACACGGACGCTGATGAAGATATGAGGAGGGCTATGATGAAGTCATTT GTTGAATCAAATGGCACAGTTCTCTCAACTAACTGGAAAGATGTTGGCGCAAAGAAGGTTGAAGGGAGCCCTCCTGATGGAATGGAACTTAAGAAGTGGGAATACTAG
- the LOC133916178 gene encoding probable WRKY transcription factor 27: protein MRGLLLLMDHFNDWDLQAVVRGCSSFSQPEESTAGPRDAAAALETETPAPAPAASNGEAVAVRGPARASAAAVAKDTSLLYDLEFLDLDHKPFLLPPTTSSRAGDDGREVMISFPAAAAASTSGMQPRAVPPGRKPGARTPRPKRSKKSQLKKVVREMPVADGGVSSSDPWAWRKYGQKPIKGSPYPRGYYKCSSIKACMARKLVERSPVKPGVLIVTYMAEHCHPVPTQLNAFAGTTRHNKFDADSNEAAAMAVECGAE, encoded by the exons ATGCGCGGTCTGCTGCTTCTAATGGACCACTTCAACGATTGGGACCTGCAGGCCGTCGTGAGGGGTTGCAGCAGCTTCTCCCAGCCAGAAGAGTCGACCGCCGGTCCTCGCGACGCTGCGGCGGCCCTGGAAACGGAGACTCCGGCGCCGGCTCCCGCAGCGTCAAATGGTGAGGCGGTGGCGGTCCGGGGACCGGCGCGGGCgtccgcggcggcggtggccaagGACACGTCGCTGCTGTACGACCTGGAGTTCCTGGACTTGGATCACAAGCCGTTCTTGCTCCCTCCCACGACGTCGTCGCGGGCGGGGGATGACGGCCGTGAGGTGATGATCTCTttccccgcggcggcggcggcctcgacGTCCGGGATGCAGCCGAGGGCGGTGCCGCCCGGCCGAAAGCCGGGCGCACGCACGCCGCGGCCTAAGAGAAG CAAGAAGAGCCAACTGAAGAAGGTGGTGCGCGAGATGCCGGTGGCCGACGGTGGCGTGTCGTCGTCCGACCCGTGGGCGTGGCGCAAGTATGGCCAAAAGCCCATCAAGGGCTCGCCTTATCCGCG GGGATACTACAAGTGCAGCAGCATCAAGGCGTGCATGGCGCGGAAGCTGGTGGAGCGCAGCCCGGTCAAGCCCGGGGTGCTCATCGTCACGTACATGGCCGAGCACTGTCACCCCGTGCCGACGCAGCTCAACGCTTTCGCTGGCACCACGCGCCACAACAAGTTCGACGCCGACAGCAacgaagcggcggcgatggccgTGGAGTGCGGCGCCGAGTAG